A region of Oceanicoccus sp. KOV_DT_Chl DNA encodes the following proteins:
- a CDS encoding LLM class flavin-dependent oxidoreductase, giving the protein MKIGICLPYMKPDINRKTILDWCRAIDQGPFHSLSCGERISGYTYEMRVLLSAAAAVTERVRIVPSLYVLPMTDAVRAAKEIATLDVLSEGRVTVCVGVGGREDDYKAVGANFNNRFKRMDDQIATMKKIWAGEPAFEGGDEIGPRPIQAGGPPILVGAMGPKSISRISHWADGIYGFAMNGEQSLSQYFFDAADAAWQQSNRSTSPYKMGGFWYSLADNAESQLKSYVFDYLKIMGEEAAQNTANSMTRFTPEAIIDALDATEAAGAEEVFLVPATADIAEVDKLATLIARR; this is encoded by the coding sequence ATGAAAATTGGAATTTGTTTACCCTATATGAAGCCCGACATTAATCGTAAAACCATTCTTGATTGGTGCCGAGCAATCGATCAGGGGCCATTTCATAGCCTTTCGTGTGGTGAGCGTATTAGTGGCTACACCTATGAAATGCGGGTACTACTCTCGGCCGCTGCCGCAGTCACCGAGCGAGTTCGAATTGTGCCGTCGCTTTATGTATTACCAATGACCGACGCAGTAAGGGCCGCCAAGGAAATAGCTACACTGGATGTGCTTTCTGAAGGCCGTGTCACAGTATGTGTTGGTGTCGGTGGACGCGAAGATGACTATAAAGCCGTTGGCGCTAATTTTAACAATCGCTTCAAACGCATGGATGATCAAATAGCTACTATGAAAAAGATTTGGGCAGGTGAGCCCGCTTTTGAAGGCGGTGACGAAATTGGACCTCGTCCCATACAAGCTGGCGGCCCGCCCATTTTAGTTGGCGCCATGGGGCCCAAAAGCATATCTCGCATTTCGCACTGGGCTGATGGCATCTACGGTTTTGCCATGAACGGCGAACAATCACTCAGTCAATATTTTTTCGATGCTGCTGATGCAGCATGGCAACAATCCAACCGTAGCACCTCACCCTATAAAATGGGCGGATTTTGGTACTCACTAGCCGATAACGCTGAATCACAGCTTAAAAGCTATGTATTCGATTATTTAAAAATCATGGGCGAGGAAGCGGCCCAAAATACTGCCAATAGCATGACGCGCTTTACCCCTGAAGCTATTATTGACGCATTGGACGCTACTGAAGCTGCGGGTGCAGAAGAGGTTTTTCTAGTACCGGCTACTGCGGATATAGCGGAAGTCGATAAGCTCGCCACTCTTATTGCCAGGCGATAA